From a single Anabas testudineus chromosome 5, fAnaTes1.2, whole genome shotgun sequence genomic region:
- the lhfpl5a gene encoding LHFPL tetraspan subfamily member 5 protein has protein sequence MLPAQEAAKIYHTNYVRNARAMGVLWTVFTITFAVITVVVFIQPYWIGDSVNTPQAGYFGLFHYCIGNALTSELTCKGSALDFGSIPSGAFKTAMFFVGISMLLVVGSIVCLSLFFFCNAGSVYKICAWMQLASSTCMAIGCMIYPDGWDSEEVKRMCGQRTDKYTLGNCTVRWAYILAIISIMDSLILSFLAFSLGNRQDKLLPEDFQVEGKDNE, from the exons ATGCTCCCGGCTCAGGAAGCAGCTAAAATCTACCACACCAACTACGTGCGTAACGCCCGCGCCATGGGCGTGCTGTGGACGGTGTTCACCATCACCTTCGCAGTCATCACGGTGGTGGTGTTCATCCAGCCATACTGGATCGGAGACAGCGTCAACACGCCGCAGGCCGGATACTTCGGCCTCTTCCACTACTGCATCGGGAACGCGCTCACCTCGGAGCTCACCTGCAAAGGGAGCGCGCTGGACTTCGGCTCCATCCCATCCGGTGCGTTCAAGACGGCCATGTTCTTCGTGGGGATCTCCATGCTGCTCGTGGTGGGCAGCATCGTCTGCTTgagcctcttcttcttctgcaacGCGGGGAGCGTGTACAAGATCTGCGCCTGGATGCAGCTGGCCTCCA gtACATGCATGGCCATTGGTTGTATGATCTATCCTGATGGCTGGGATTCAGAGGAGGTGAAGCGCATGTGTGGCCAGCGGACTGACAAGTACACCCTGGGCAACTGCACGGTGCGCTGGGCCTACATCCTGGCCATAATCAGCATCATGGACTCGCTCATCCTCTCCTTCCTGGCCTTCAGCCTGGGCAACCGACAGGACAAGCTGCTGCCTGAGGACTTCCAGGTGGAGGGGAAAG ATAATGAATAG